AAGCGCCCACAGCCGCACACACAGCAACATCATCGAGCCACTCACATTCATGAACATTCTTCATCAATCAACCATCCCCATTCCCGAAAGGAGCCCAAACTCATGAGCGACAACCAAACCAAAGAACCGAAGATCAAAGGTGGAAGCTTTGTCATTGAAAAGGCTGATCTTGACCGTATCCTGACGCCTGAGGATTTTACCGAGGAGCATCGAATGATTGCAGAGACTGTTCGCGATTTTATTGACGGCGAAGTGGTGACAAGAGATGAGGAGATCGAGAAGCTGAACTATGATCTCACCGTAGAGCTGCTTCGAAAGGCAGGTGATCTTGGACTGCTTGGAGCAGATGTGCCGGAAGAATTCGGCGGAATTGGACTAGATAAAGTGAGCTCGACGATTATCAGTGAATCGCTGGCGAAGGGCTCCTCCTTTGCCTTGTCCTTTGGTGCTCACGTTGGGATTGGAACACTGCCGATCGTATTCTTCGGTACACGGGAACAGAAGGAAAAGTACTTGCCCGATCTTGCCTCAGGGACAAAAATTGCCGCCTATTGTTTAACGGAACCGACCTCAGGCTCGGATGCAATGAGCGCAAAGACGACCGCTGTGTTATCGGACGACGGTGAGCACTACATTCTGAATGGATCTAAGCTCTACATTACAAACGCGGGATTCGCAGATATTTTTATTGTATATGCCAAAATCGATGGGGAGCACTTTACTGCGTTTATTGTCGAGAAAGAAATGGAAGGCTTTACACTTGGACCGGAAGAGAAGAAGATGGGAATCAAAGGCTCATCTACACGCCCGCTATACTTTGAGGATGTCAAGGTACCGAAGGAGAATCTGCTAGGTGAGATTGGCAAAGGTCACCGAATTGCATTTAACATCCTGAACATTGGCAGATACAAACTGGCGGCAGGCTCCGTGGGAGCGGCCAAGGAAGCGGTTGAGCTCAGTACGAAATATGCCAACACACGGAAACAGTTTGAGACACCGATCTCCAATTTCCCGCTGATCCGCAAGAAGCTGGCAGAGATGAATATTCGAACATTTGCAGTGGAGAGTATGGTATATCGCACGGCTGGCCTGCTGGATGAGGCAATGCAGGATATTGACTATACAGCAGATGATGCAGGAACACTGGCTGCCGCGGCAATCTCCGATTATGCCATTGAATGCTCGATCAATAAGGTGTTTTCTTCCGAGAATCTGGACGTGATCGCGGATGAAGGTGTACAAATTCACGGCGGATACGGATACATTCAAGAATATAAAATTGAGCGGCTGTACCGCGATTCGCGGATTAACCGGATTTTTGAAGGGACGAATGAGATCAATCGACTTTTGATCCCAGGCACACTGGTGAAGAAGGCGCTGAAGGGGGAATTAGCACTCCTCCAAAAGGCACAGGCCCTTCAAAACGAAATCCTACAGATTCTGCCGAATCAAACGTTTGAAGGTGTTTTAGAGCAGGAAGGGCATTTCCTGGAGATGAGTAAGAAGATTTTCCTGCTGGTTGGTGGTCTTGCCGTGCAGAAATACGGGACGAAGCTCGAGAAGGAGCAGGAAGTGCTCGCAGGTCTTGCCGATATGATGATTGATATTTTTGCACTTGAGAGTGTACTCGCCCGTACGAACAAACAAGCATCTAGAACCTCTGAAGAGAAAGCGCTAAATATGATTGAAATGACAAAAGTGTTTGCTTATGAAGCATTCCTCAGAGTAGAATCTGTGGCAAAAGAGCTGCTGACGACAATAGAGTCGGGCGATATGCTGCGTATGCAATTATCCGTGCTCAAAAAACTGACGAGAAGCAATCCGGTCAACACAAATCAGTACAAACGCAGTATCGCTGCCCGCGTTATCCATAACGAGCGTTATACAGTTTAATCTGAAGAGATCAGATGGTATTGGATGAGGAGTAGGTCAGCGAGGAAGCATTCTCGATAAAAGAGAATGAAAGGGATGATTATCATGAACGATAAGCCCTGGCTGCCGTTTTATGAGGCCGAAGTGGCCCCGACGTGTGAATATCCGAATCAGAACTTGGCTGCGTTTCTTGTCACATCAGCACAGAAGTTCCCCCATCGGCCGGCAATGTATTTTATGGGCAAGTCGATTAGCTATAAGAAGCTGCTGATGCTGTCATACCAGATGGCAAATGTGCTGCGCGGTTTAGGCGTGAAGAAAGGGGACCGGGTAGCCATAATGCTGCCTAATTGTCCACAGGTAGTCATCGCGTATTATGGTACGCTGCTGCTTGGAGGAGTAGCGGTGATGACCAATCCTTTGTACATGGAACGTGAGCTGGCCCACCAGATGAAGGACTCGGGAGCGAAAATCATCATTACACTTGATACCTTCTATTCCAGGGTTGAGAACATTGTACAGGAAACGGAGATCAAGCACACGATCGTTACAGGTGTTAAAGACTATCTGCCTCTAATTAAGAAGTGGCTGTATCCGATCAAGGCCAAAAAAGAGGGACCTTTACCTGTAGTTTCTTACAATAACCAAGTCCATTCCTTCACCAAACTGATCAACAGCGCCGCTGCCGATCCCATATTGGAGTCCGTCGATGCCAAGGAAGAATTGGCACAGCTCCAATATACGGGTGGTACAACTGGCGTTCCAAAGGGTGTAATGCTCACGCATATGAACCTGATTGCCAATACAATCCAGTCGGGAAACTGGTGTCACCAGGTGGAGGATGGTAAGGAACGTTATTTAGCGGCACTGCCCTGTTTTCATGTCTTTGGGCTGACATGTGTGTTAAATCAGGCCATATACAGAGCCGGGCTGATGATCCTAGTACCTAAATTTGAAGTGAATATGATCTTGAACCTGATCCGCAAGAAGAAGCCGACACTATTTCCGGGAGCTCCAACGATGTATATTGCACTGATCAATCATCCCAGAATCAAGGAATATGATTTATCGTCTATTAATGCTTGTATCAGCGGATCGGCTGCGCTTCCTGTAGAGGTTCAGGATACATTCGAGGAAATGACGAAAGGACGGCTTATTGAAGGGTATGGACTCACGGAGGCTTCTCCCGTAACTCATGCCAATCCAATATGGGGCAGACGCAAGATCGGCACCATTGGAATCCCTTTTCCAGACACTGACGCAAGAGTGATTCATCCTGAAACAGGGGAGGAAATGCCTGTCGGAGAGCCGGGTGAGCTGATTGTCAAAGGTCCTCAAGTGATGAAGGGATATTGGGGAAGACCGGAAGAAACTTTTGAAACGATCCGCAATGGATGGCTCTTTACAGGCGATATGGCTACGATGGATGAAGAGGGATACTTTACGATTATTGACCGTAAAAAGGATATGATTATTGCAAGCGGATTCAACATTTATCCTAGAGAGATTGAAGAGGTGCTATATGAGCACCCATCTGTGAAGGAAGCCGTCGTTGTTGGGATGAAGGACAGCTATCGCGGGGAGTCTGTGAAGGCCTATATTGTGCTTAAGGATGGTGCTAAGCCGGATCCAGCTTCACTCGAGCAGTTCTGCCGCAGTCAATTGGCAGCGTACAAAGTGCCCAGACAATATGTATTTAGAGAGTCCTTGCCCAAAACCATGGTCGGTAAAGTACTAAGGCGGAAATTGCTGGAGGAGGATGAGGAGCAGCCGACAGCGTAATTTAATGTCGATTGTCCCTTCAGCCCAAGATAAATATGTGAATACAGAAGGGAGGGAGCGCAGTGGTCAGGATCGATCGTGAGCAAGAAGATGCTCACAGCCAGACAGACGAACAACGAGAGTACCTTGAGGCGATTACAAAAGCAGCTGAATCTACGTTTTGGGGTTATTTAGGATGTAAATTGGAGCAGGCGGGAAATGATGAAGTCGTCGTGTCGCTTGATCCGCTTCCACATCATTTGAACCTCATGGGAATCGTCCATGGCGGTGTTCTATCTTCGTTATTGGACAATACGATGGGTGTTGCCGTAATGCTGAAGTATCCTCATCGTTCCAGTGTTACCAGCAATCTGAATGTACATTTTGTGATGCCTGCGAAGCAGGAGTATCTTACGGTTACCGGTAAAATTGTTCATGAAACGGGCCGATCCATTACGGCGGAATCGAGAATTACGAATCCTCGTGGAGAGCTGATTGCACTCAGTACGGCATCCTTTAGACTCAAATAGCAGTGTTAGAGGCATGCAGGCGTTAAAATAGATCATTCGTTCTTTGACGAATGATCTATTTTTGTTCGAATAAACCAGGTGTATATGGATTCAAGTAATGACAATATCCGAATATCCTGCAAAGATAGTTTGAGCTCCGGTACTGGTATCTGTCCAGACACCGATATAACCTCCTGGCGGGACACTAATAATATCAATATAATCTCCAATCAGCGGAACCGGAGTAGGACTTGAGCCGTTCGGATTAAATGAGACATTCGTGATCCGTGTGTTAGTAAAGGTCTGGCCTCCATTGATGGAGCGGGCAACGTATACATCGAGATTGAACCCATTGATCTGATTGCTGTAATAAATGATGTTAACGACTCCAGTAAGTGGATCGACATCAACGGAAGGGAAGAAGTTCTGTGAACCAGCCGGTGCGCCAGTAATACTTACAGGGGCAGACCAGGTTCCTCCGAGGTCCGTAGATTTAGACATAAATATATCGGAGTATCCTAGTCGGAAATCCTGCCATACGGCATAAACCGCATCTGTGTTCGGACCTATAGAGCGATCCGTGGAAATACTTGCAAAGGTAAGAACACGGAAGCCGTATCCGGTAACGGGAAGTACGGTGGGAACGAGGGAAACGGTAGAGACAAGAACAGGAGGTTCAAAGGTAACTCCCCCATCAAAGGAACGACGAACAACAAAGCGTCCTGTCGGATCCGTAGTAATCCAGGCTCCGTATACGGTTCCGGTTAGACCTACAGCGACCTCCGGTCGTTCGACTTGATCCGCTTCACTAGATAGAAGCACAGGTGTCTGCCACGTATTACCACCATCGGTTGACCTGCTGAAGAAGGCAGTGGAGTTCCCTGCATTCGCTACATTAAACTGGTGATTGTAGGTTACATAAATATTTCCCAAGTACGGACTGGATTGAGAAGTATCGCAGGTTACGTTCGTCTCGTCATTGTTAATATAGGTACCATATCCCTGGTTAACGATGACGGGGGCTCCGAAGGTGGCTCCATTGTCAGTAGAAACATAAGCAACGGCAGTCCCGTCAGATGCTCCAGGAAAAGCATGGGCAGTAATGACAAAAGTACTTGGAAACGCATAAGCAACCGCTGAAGCTTCTGCTCCCGTGAACCCTGGAGGAAGGGGCAGGAGGGCATTAGACCACGAAAATCCGCCATTCAGGGATCGGTATACCCCAATGATCGGGACACCTGTTGTTGTATCCACTGCAGTAGCGACCATGATGCCGGGAATTAAATAATTGACGGCGACACTAGGTTCGAACTTAGGATTACCAACGGGAGTCACTTGAAAATTAAAATTCGTCAACGGCAATCTCCTCCTTTCATTCGTCTTATCTAATCTTATTCTATATTCAGAGCTTAGGTTTTGATTGGGACAACACCCGATCTTGTCATAAATCCGCACATGCAAAGGTGTTAGTCTATAACTCTCTGAATCTGCTGAATATGAATGATAGTGTAAGATGAAAGGAGGAGAAAGGTATGCCCGTATATACAACAGGACTTATTACAAACACAAGAGCTTTTGGTACAGCTGCTACAAATGCGGTAGTTAGTGTTCGGAATGTGGGGAACTCTGTTGCCAGTGTCATCGTTGTAGTGTACGTCGTTCCAATGAGCACTTTGACACTTACTCCGTTATATGTATCCAGTTATTCGATCGCTCCAGATAACGCAGACATTCGCTCATTTAATATTGCAGGAAATGTCGCTTATGAAGTGCAATACAATATCGATACGACGCTCACAGAAGCGGCAATTTCCACTTACGGCTTAGATGAATTTGGTAATCTTGTAACAGAGCAAGGTGTGCTTCAATCCGAGTTAACTCCTATTTCTGCATTGTCCATTTCATAAATTCACACTCTATTTTTGTAAAGCATTCTATCTGCCCATTGTTTATAACAATGGGTTCTTTTGGTTGTTGGATCGAGTTGTGGAAATCAGGGCATACGCACAATCCATTTGTCCAACGATACATACACTATAACCAAATGTGCGGAGGAAGAGGTGATTGGGGTTTGGTTGATTTAGGTGTGGTCATGCCTGTATATGTACAGAAGCCCGAATTTCTCCAAGCAGCACTGGAGTCCGTGTTAAACCAATCTTTTAGCAAATTCAAGATGGTGATTGTGATTGATGGTGCTCCTGAGATGGAGCCGCTGATCAAGAGCATTGTGAAGGAGGATAAGCGCGTTAAGATCGTAGCTTATCCCGATAATCAAGGTGTTGCGCATGCCCTTAATACCGGATTCCAGCATTTGTTCTTGGACGAACATATCGAATATTTGACGTGGGTATCAAGTGACAACGTGTATTATCCCTATTATCTGGAGACGCTGCGCAGAGAGCTGAAGAAGGGATCTGATGAGTTAGGTCTGGTGTACAGCTCCTTTCAGTCCATTGATAATAACGGAAGCCGTCTTCATAATGAGCATCAGCTGGCTGCATTACGAAAATACCAGAGCAGACCCAAGGAGAGGCTGCTGGATTCATCGATTATCGGTGTTTCGTTCATGTATAAGTCCAAGTATGCCAAAATGATTGATGGTTATCATCTTGTACCTGTTGAGGATTATGATTATTGGCTCCGTTTGACGGAGAATTGCGAGATTCGTTATATCCCGGTCGAGCTGATGGATTACAGAGTGAATTCGACCTATAGCGTGTCGGCGACACTCAAATCAAGTGAGCAGCATCGAAGATGGAGATATACGTATCATTTGGCACGTCATTTGGCCCGATCAAGAAGAAAAATGAAGCCTCAAGTGACGGTGTTGTTTCCCATAAGTATCGCAGATGAAGCAGCTCTTATGAGATTAGAGAATCTGTATGAGCAAAGCTTTAGTAATTACTATTGCTATGTGCTGGATCTGACCACAGATCAGAGTGCTCAAGCGCTGTTGTCCAAAGTCCCCCATCCCATAACGGATTTCAAATGGTATCCCACAGTAAATGAAATTGTAGCCAGTCTCATTGCGGTTCAGATGATTCAAACCCCTTACACAATGATTCTAAACAATGTATGTACAACAGACGTGATGGAAATGGAAACCTTGCTAATCGAATTATCGAAGGCCGAGCCAAGCGCAATGTCTAATTATTACACACCAGATCATTCACAAATCGGTTATCGGTTCGCACCTTATTTGCCGCAGAAGCTTGATTATTATAACGAATTGTTTAAAACTGAGCAGCTTGTGCAGGCCATAAAATTTAAATATATGAATGCGTGGTAGTGGAGGAT
This sequence is a window from Paenibacillus urinalis. Protein-coding genes within it:
- a CDS encoding sialidase family protein; translated protein: MTNFNFQVTPVGNPKFEPSVAVNYLIPGIMVATAVDTTTGVPIIGVYRSLNGGFSWSNALLPLPPGFTGAEASAVAYAFPSTFVITAHAFPGASDGTAVAYVSTDNGATFGAPVIVNQGYGTYINNDETNVTCDTSQSSPYLGNIYVTYNHQFNVANAGNSTAFFSRSTDGGNTWQTPVLLSSEADQVERPEVAVGLTGTVYGAWITTDPTGRFVVRRSFDGGVTFEPPVLVSTVSLVPTVLPVTGYGFRVLTFASISTDRSIGPNTDAVYAVWQDFRLGYSDIFMSKSTDLGGTWSAPVSITGAPAGSQNFFPSVDVDPLTGVVNIIYYSNQINGFNLDVYVARSINGGQTFTNTRITNVSFNPNGSSPTPVPLIGDYIDIISVPPGGYIGVWTDTSTGAQTIFAGYSDIVIT
- a CDS encoding PaaI family thioesterase encodes the protein MVRIDREQEDAHSQTDEQREYLEAITKAAESTFWGYLGCKLEQAGNDEVVVSLDPLPHHLNLMGIVHGGVLSSLLDNTMGVAVMLKYPHRSSVTSNLNVHFVMPAKQEYLTVTGKIVHETGRSITAESRITNPRGELIALSTASFRLK
- a CDS encoding glycosyltransferase family 2 protein; this translates as MVDLGVVMPVYVQKPEFLQAALESVLNQSFSKFKMVIVIDGAPEMEPLIKSIVKEDKRVKIVAYPDNQGVAHALNTGFQHLFLDEHIEYLTWVSSDNVYYPYYLETLRRELKKGSDELGLVYSSFQSIDNNGSRLHNEHQLAALRKYQSRPKERLLDSSIIGVSFMYKSKYAKMIDGYHLVPVEDYDYWLRLTENCEIRYIPVELMDYRVNSTYSVSATLKSSEQHRRWRYTYHLARHLARSRRKMKPQVTVLFPISIADEAALMRLENLYEQSFSNYYCYVLDLTTDQSAQALLSKVPHPITDFKWYPTVNEIVASLIAVQMIQTPYTMILNNVCTTDVMEMETLLIELSKAEPSAMSNYYTPDHSQIGYRFAPYLPQKLDYYNELFKTEQLVQAIKFKYMNAW
- a CDS encoding acyl-CoA dehydrogenase family protein → MSDNQTKEPKIKGGSFVIEKADLDRILTPEDFTEEHRMIAETVRDFIDGEVVTRDEEIEKLNYDLTVELLRKAGDLGLLGADVPEEFGGIGLDKVSSTIISESLAKGSSFALSFGAHVGIGTLPIVFFGTREQKEKYLPDLASGTKIAAYCLTEPTSGSDAMSAKTTAVLSDDGEHYILNGSKLYITNAGFADIFIVYAKIDGEHFTAFIVEKEMEGFTLGPEEKKMGIKGSSTRPLYFEDVKVPKENLLGEIGKGHRIAFNILNIGRYKLAAGSVGAAKEAVELSTKYANTRKQFETPISNFPLIRKKLAEMNIRTFAVESMVYRTAGLLDEAMQDIDYTADDAGTLAAAAISDYAIECSINKVFSSENLDVIADEGVQIHGGYGYIQEYKIERLYRDSRINRIFEGTNEINRLLIPGTLVKKALKGELALLQKAQALQNEILQILPNQTFEGVLEQEGHFLEMSKKIFLLVGGLAVQKYGTKLEKEQEVLAGLADMMIDIFALESVLARTNKQASRTSEEKALNMIEMTKVFAYEAFLRVESVAKELLTTIESGDMLRMQLSVLKKLTRSNPVNTNQYKRSIAARVIHNERYTV
- a CDS encoding long-chain-fatty-acid--CoA ligase, translated to MNDKPWLPFYEAEVAPTCEYPNQNLAAFLVTSAQKFPHRPAMYFMGKSISYKKLLMLSYQMANVLRGLGVKKGDRVAIMLPNCPQVVIAYYGTLLLGGVAVMTNPLYMERELAHQMKDSGAKIIITLDTFYSRVENIVQETEIKHTIVTGVKDYLPLIKKWLYPIKAKKEGPLPVVSYNNQVHSFTKLINSAAADPILESVDAKEELAQLQYTGGTTGVPKGVMLTHMNLIANTIQSGNWCHQVEDGKERYLAALPCFHVFGLTCVLNQAIYRAGLMILVPKFEVNMILNLIRKKKPTLFPGAPTMYIALINHPRIKEYDLSSINACISGSAALPVEVQDTFEEMTKGRLIEGYGLTEASPVTHANPIWGRRKIGTIGIPFPDTDARVIHPETGEEMPVGEPGELIVKGPQVMKGYWGRPEETFETIRNGWLFTGDMATMDEEGYFTIIDRKKDMIIASGFNIYPREIEEVLYEHPSVKEAVVVGMKDSYRGESVKAYIVLKDGAKPDPASLEQFCRSQLAAYKVPRQYVFRESLPKTMVGKVLRRKLLEEDEEQPTA